TTTCATCCTCTTACCCATCCTGAACCCTAATCTCTGTCGCTTCTTCTCTCTTGCTTCCCGCTTTTCTGTTCTGAAGAAATTATTGATTTTGGTTTTGACTGTAAGTTACAATTTGGATGATGCTTcggtatttattttttaaatgtgCCGATTAAGTTGTTCGTTTTTCTTGTTTAGAACGTTCggtcattctaattgctttattTTATGCCTATTACCCGTTAATTTCTTTGAATTCTCTTGCAGTCACAGCATAATTCTGATATTTACTGAGTCTGTTATTATAATTGCGGTGGAAGATAGGTTCTTACTTTTTGACAACGAATATAATGAAATGAATTATATAACAAATAACTGTTACTGTTATATAGTTTTAGGTTTTCTGCTTCAGGCACACTTATATTGGAGAGAATTTTCTGTTCTGCCTTGCATGAGGGGAGAAGAAAGCAGGGAAACTTGTTTTATATGGACAAGAGAAATCCTAAAAATGTGGTGGAGAGTTTCAATTCTTTAACCTCTGAAATCAGGAGAGAACTATACATTTTGTAATTAGAAAAACCAATAATTGTGGTAGGTGATATATtggcaaagttttcctgcaaaAAGATAATATAAGGTTGCAGTTTTTCTTTGGCTTTTATCCTGTAGTACTTCTAAATTTGATAGTAATTAATGGTGTCAGAATGTATTCTTAAAACGTGTGTTTAATCGATAGTGTGTGGACATCTAGTGCATACGAGTTTTGGTATCTTAACTGCTAAGCAGAGGTTTGCTGACCACCAGCATTAGTTTCTTGTGTCCTTTGATATGTTTTTGGGAATGAAAATTATCTGTCTGTTTGATTTCTCACAGAGTTTCATCATGTTGATTTCCAGCCCACAGATTGATAGTCAGAAATTGAAAAGATTAGGTGGAAATCAGTTGTCTTTTACAGAATGCCTAAGATAAAGACAAGCCGAGTCAAATATCCAGAAGGATGGGAGCTTATTGAGCCTACCCTTCGTGAATTAGAGGCAAAAATGAGAGAAGGTTTCTAAATTGGTTTTCTTCAACATTTCATGCACTCAGTCTGGTTACATAAAGTATATATGATTATCTGAACTATATTTAAATTTTGTCACTGGGCAGCTGAAAACGATCCACATGATGGAAAGAGAAAATGTGAAGCCCTTTGGCCTATCTTTAAAATTGCGCATCAGAAGAGCCGCTACATTTATGACCTATACTATCGCAGGAAGGAGATATCAAAAGAGTTGTATGAATTTTGCTTGGATCAGGGCCATGCAGACCGTAATCTGATAGCAAAATGGAAAAAGGTTGGTCCCCAGTCTCCATCTACCTTTGGACTATGTTAATGATTTATTTTTCCTTTGTGTCCATGTTTGTTTGGTTGTTCATTTTCATATCATGGTTTCCTGATTAGTCCATAAAAGATTTTGGTGCCAAATTTTTCATGCTCAGATTATAGATAGACATGTAGTTagtttttgaaagttatgcatttGTTCAAAACTTTTGTTATCAACAGCCTAGCATCCTCACTATGTGTGGTGATATGTTAACTAGTAAATAAATTCCTAATACAGGTACATTTTAAAGTATTAGTCTTCAAGGTTTTTttccctttcaaaaaaaaaaatcaaggtttTTAAAACTGAGATTTTGATCATCTTGGTGGGTGTCTGTAACCGAGAAGAAGCAACATATCAATTTATCTCAGCAGATATAGAAGGAACCAAGATTTTCTGAGATTTGTGGATGATGTTTTAGAACCAAGGTATTGGAAATTTGTGTGATAAATCCTATTCAGACTTTTattacaaaattgattttgaactttattagttaaaaatctattttatttgcAAGGCAAAAGGTGATTTCTTTGTAGTGTATCGGCCAATATCTTGGTAGATATCTGTTATATTGGTCAAGATATTAGAACATATGATATACTGTTTCAGGATGTACTGATACAAATCAAGATCTTGCCCaagtcaaaaattattttaaccatTAGGCCATCTCTGGATCTTCACATTTTATGAAGTTTAAATTTAGTTCTGTTGGGCAAATGGATCCTAGT
Above is a genomic segment from Elaeis guineensis isolate ETL-2024a chromosome 1, EG11, whole genome shotgun sequence containing:
- the LOC105038221 gene encoding protein BUD31 homolog 2 translates to MPKIKTSRVKYPEGWELIEPTLRELEAKMREAENDPHDGKRKCEALWPIFKIAHQKSRYIYDLYYRRKEISKELYEFCLDQGHADRNLIAKWKKPGYERLCCLRCMQTRDHNFATTCVCRVPKHLREEKVIECVHCGCRGCASGD